The following nucleotide sequence is from Pithys albifrons albifrons isolate INPA30051 chromosome 2, PitAlb_v1, whole genome shotgun sequence.
ggagcaacctgtgctCGTAGAGGGTGTCCGtggccggggcaggggctggcactggatgGACtttctgtcccctctgcccaaaCCGCTCTGTGACTTCCCCACCAGCCCGTGTTGGGGCGGCAGCAGCGCCCGCGGGGACTGCGGGATCCGTGCAGTCCGTGTCCCGTCCCCGCACGGTGGGTCTGCGGGATCAGCGCCGGGAGTGCGGGaaggggccgggccgggctccaTGGCGGCAGAGAACGGCGGGGAGGAGCCCCGAGCGGCCGGGAGCGGACCACGAAGGGGCCGGGGAGGAGCCCAGGAACGGCGGTGACGGGGCGATGGAGGGGCCGCGGAGCATCCTTCGGGCAGGGACTGGGCAAGGGAGGGACGGCCAAGCATCTCTCAGGCAGCGGTGACCGAGCAATGGAAGGACCGCAGAGCATCCCTCTGGCAGTGACTGGGCGATGGAGGAGCCGCGGAGCATCCCCCGGGTGCTGACCGGGCAATGAAGAAGGGGCCGCGGAGCATTCCCTGGGCAACGGTGACCGGACGATGGAGGGGCCGCGgagcatcccctgggcagcGGTGACCAGGCAATGAAGCGGCCGTGgagcatcccctgggcagcGGTGACTGGACGATGGAGGGGCCGCGGAGCATCCCCCGGGTGCTGACCGGGAGATGAACGGCTCTGCGCGGCTGCCGGCGGGGCCCGGGGCGCAGCTGTGCGCGAACGGCAGCGGCCCCGCGGAACTGCGGGACGGCACCTCTGCTGCCACGCTGGCCGCCTGCGCCTCGCTGCTGGCCCTCGTCTTCTGCCTGGGCTCCTACGGCAACCTCATCGTGCTGCTCTCCTTCTTCGACCCGGCCCTGCGCAAATTCCGCACCGACTTCGACTTTATGGTGCTCAACCTCTCCTTCTGCGACCTGTTCATCTGCGGCGTGGCCGCGCCCATGTTCGCCTTCGTGCTGTTCCTGGGGCCGGCCCGCGGCGTCCCGGCCACGCTGTGCTTCACCTTCCGCCTCACCAGCTGCGGCTTCGTCATCATGTCCCTGCAGACGGTGGCGGCGATCGCGCTGCAGCGGCTGCGGGTGGTGCTGGGCCGGCGGCCGCCCCGCACAGCCTCGACTCCCCGCACGCTGCTGCTGGCGCTGGGGCTCTGGGCCACCAGCCTGGGGCTGGCCGCGCTGGCCACGCTGcgcgcccgcggctccccgcAGTGCCTGCCCGTGCCTGGCCTCGCCGGTGCCCGCGGCCAGCTCGTCCTCTCCCTCTACATCGCCGACTTCATGTGCTGCGTGGCCGTGGTGGCCGCGTGTTACGCGCTGATCGCCCGCGCCCTGCGCCGGAGCGCACGGGCACGGCAGGGCCCTGCCGGGGTGGGCACGGACACCCCCCGGGCTCAGCCTTTTGCCCTGTACCGCACCCAGAGCTGCGCCCAGGGCCCCGCGCACCCCAAGAGGCTCCCGCCGGCGTCGGCCCCTGGTATGGCCTCGGCCAAGGACACCCGCGCCCTGGCCACGTGTGCCATCATcgtgctgtctgtgctgctgtgctgcctgcccctCGGCATCGCCCTGGTGCACGGCGTGCTGTCCGGCGGTGCCAGCTTTGTGCTCTGCCAGTTTGAGCTCTGTGGGTTCACCCTGGTTTTCTTCAAGTCGGGCCTGAACCCCTTCATCTACTCGCGCACGAGCGCGGGGCTGCGGCGGCGGGCGCTGCGCTGCCTGCGGTGCGCGGCCCTGGCgctgtcctgctgcagccacagcacccGCCTGCGCGCCGTGGGCAAGGGCAGCCTGGAGGTCAACAGGAACAAGTCCTCCCACCACGACACCAACTCGGCCCACGTGCTGTCCCCCAAACCGCAGAGGAGGAGCGTGGAGCGCGCCGGCCCTGCCAGCCGCTCCCGGGACAGCGTGCTGAGCCCCGGTGCCTCCGCGGGGCCCCAGCACCGcgcccagagcagctccacccccctgAACACGCGGGTCGAGCCCTACTACAGCGTGTACAACAGCAGCCCCTCCCAGGGGGgcagcacccccagcagccTGCAGCCAGCCAACCCCTCCTTGGCCTTTGCCAAGCCCTACCTGGCACAGCccactcctggcactgctcccaccAGGCACATCCCGGTGCCCTCGGTGTAGCCGCAGCAAAAGGGCCTGACCCGCTGGCCCAGAggggccctgctctgcctgggcagggaTTATCCCAACCCACTGGTACAGCATTGCTGCCAGGCAGTGGAAATGCTATTCCCATTCATGTCCAGCTGTTTGGAGCCAATGCTGCAGGATCACTTCAGTGACCACTGGGAATTTCTCTGGAATTTCATTGGCAAGTCCAAAAGGGAGATATTTTAGATTTGTGTTTGGAATTGTTACATGAGAGTGTTTTTATTACTAAGTTTTACTACTGgacaattgaaaaaaaagtaaatgccATAACTGTGATTTATTATGTCACAAGGCCAAGTTGGACCAGgattggagcagcctggtctgctggaaggtgtccctgcccatagcagggagTGGCATTGgatgatgtttaaggtcccttccaacccaaatcattctgtgatgaGACAGAGTATTGCCATTATCTTGTATGTTCGTGAAGGAAGAATTTGGAAGGTGTTTGATATTATTTGAGTTGAAACTGTTTGGTATTATTTGAGTTGAAGCTCTTCCCGTTGCAGAAGGTTGGAAGGATGTGCAGCAGTGTCAGTAGGAACAGAAGTCCTTCCTGTTTCCAGGCTGAACTCCTGGTTCCCTGGAGGTGAGTGGCAGAATTCCCATCAGCTTCCACCGAGGCTCAGGGTTTCAGTCTCGGCTTCTTCACTTGGGACAAGGCATTTTTCAGtcagtgttttgtttccacTGGGGAAGGACTTTTGGGAAGTGAAGCACTGGAATAAACCTCTGCAGTTTATGTGTTGGTATCTGCTGGGCATTTATTTGAAGGATGGCAGTGTTATGAATCCCAAAATAATTTGGACAGGTATTTACTTTTGATAGAAATAATGGTGCAATACCTAATTATTGGTGTTATTGGAGGATCAGGATGAAATATTGCAATATTACAGGACAGGAGTAATGCAGCCACCTCTGGAGTTCCCTGAGTGGTGAGGATTAGGCAGAGTTGTGTTCCTAATTGCTCTTTTGTCTGTGAATTTGTATACACTGAGACAGAACTGACAACTGGTAACATTCTTAAAACCAGAATGACTGACTACAAGTTTTGGAGGTTTTCTTAAGAAATCTTAACATCAGATTTGATTTAATCTGTCTGATTAGAAACTTTATCTGTTGGTCTACACAGCAAGCAAGtaacagaaatgaaattaatttttatttttgttgtgtcACGTGTTGTGGGTATTCCCTGTGAGAGGCAATGTCTGGGGGCACTTAAACTCCTGACAGTTCTGTCTCTGAGTCACCAAACCTCTGCCAAACAAGCAATCCCCTTTCACCCTCAGCAGAGCCTCAGTGTCTCCAGAACAATCATGCCACTGACATGTGGTGCCTCATTATGGGAAAACTCCAGCGATGGGAAGGTGATTTGTTACTTCAGGAACAAAAAATACTCACGTCATTGCTGTGGGAGAGTtgttggtttgggctttttgttAACTAAACTACTTTGGAGGTTTTCCTGCAACACTGTTCTTTGTTGAACACTCTGAATTTGAATTAACTTTGAATAATTCAAACCAGCTTTCTGGCAATAAAACTGATGTGAACAACTTTCTAATACAAATGtaaaattgaaattatttctgtccgtcttttctctctgctcagatattttgctttctaattgaataatttttttttaaactcatgaactgatttaataatttttgtgaTAAAATAATTGG
It contains:
- the GPR75 gene encoding probable G-protein coupled receptor 75, with product MNGSARLPAGPGAQLCANGSGPAELRDGTSAATLAACASLLALVFCLGSYGNLIVLLSFFDPALRKFRTDFDFMVLNLSFCDLFICGVAAPMFAFVLFLGPARGVPATLCFTFRLTSCGFVIMSLQTVAAIALQRLRVVLGRRPPRTASTPRTLLLALGLWATSLGLAALATLRARGSPQCLPVPGLAGARGQLVLSLYIADFMCCVAVVAACYALIARALRRSARARQGPAGVGTDTPRAQPFALYRTQSCAQGPAHPKRLPPASAPGMASAKDTRALATCAIIVLSVLLCCLPLGIALVHGVLSGGASFVLCQFELCGFTLVFFKSGLNPFIYSRTSAGLRRRALRCLRCAALALSCCSHSTRLRAVGKGSLEVNRNKSSHHDTNSAHVLSPKPQRRSVERAGPASRSRDSVLSPGASAGPQHRAQSSSTPLNTRVEPYYSVYNSSPSQGGSTPSSLQPANPSLAFAKPYLAQPTPGTAPTRHIPVPSV